AATGTGAGGATTAATGTCAGAAGTAGGCACCAGAAGCGTGTGGTGAGTAGAATCTATCTTAGTTGATCTCTTGTCGTGCACAGCTGTGCCTGAAAACCGGTAAACTCACGGCTCTTGTTCGAGAGACTGGAGCAGGTACAGGTTAGAGTTCAACCAGAAATGAGCTTCCGAATCCAGACAGAAGCCGCTATGGCTTGGGTCTTAACTTATTTTCTTAAGTTCCTTAAACTGGTGTGACGCCAGTCGGATGTTTTTATGCACCGATTTCGTAATTGTTTCTAATTCAGTATTCTAATACTTCTCCGAGAAGAAAACTAGTCATGACTGTGGCCGGAGTGACTACTCCACGATCCTGCCAAACATCCTTATGATTATTGCGAATAGACCCTACCCGAAGGCCATTCTTTCTTACTGATCGCCATTCATCCCCGGACCATTTGTGGAAGAATTGCCCGCGTGAAGACTCGATTCGTGCATGGCCTGAGGTTGTCCCGCATATTGTCAAATTGTCTCATCTATTAATAGTAACTTTGCCGAATCTTTTTGGGGCAGGAAGAAGGCTAATCTGGGTTCGAAGACTTGTGAATCTTCCACATGAATATCATGTGAGATGTTCCAATGGCATCCAACACAATCTCGGTCTTCACTGGGGGCCAATTCCCGATCTCGTATTCATGCGACACAATTCTGGCACCAGGTTGAAGTTCTCTTTGAATTGTGTTCTTGAGCTTGAGATTCATGGACCGAGGTAGGTACAACATGACAACCGAGGCTCCTGAAAAGTCAATCTTTCTCGCATCTTTCTGCCAAAACGTCACAAGCTGATCCACACCCTCGCTTCGCGCGTTGGCCTCTGACTCCTTGATCCGATGAGGGTCAATATCAACGCCGACACCATGCGCTCCGTAGCGTTTGGCCGCCATGATCACGATTCGCCCATCACCGCAGCCAAGATCGTATACGACGTCGCCCGGTCTTACGGCGGCCATCTCAAGCATCCGCTCCACCACCTCCACGGGCGTCGGAACAAATGGGACAGAAACCTTGGGGTCAAACAGTCCGAGTCCAAGTCTTCCAGCCAGCCGTATGGGTCTGAGCAAATAATAGAGAAGAAAGAGAGATTGTGGTAGGGGCAGAAACATCAGATCTCCTACGGTTGGGACCGTCGCCATGCGTAAAAAGCAATTCACCCTGTCCCGCACCCTTTCCCTCATCTTGAGGTGGAAAAGACTTCGTTCCACCAGTCCTGAAGAATCCTGAGAATTCTGGAAGAGCCGAGCGTGTATCCGTTGAGCTAGCGATTCTACAGCCCTATCCAAGAATACCCTTTTCGAGACTGCTTCGGGAAGGCTTGCTCCTAGGAGACTGTTTGCCAAATAGAGTCCGAGGAAGAGTATTCGCTCAGCCCCTAATGCACCAGCTTGCTCAATAACTCGTCCCCAGTCCAAGCTCTTATGAACCTCGATCAGTCTGGCAACATCGCAGATCCATCCCAACCGTTCCCAGTGATGTTTGCCCCCGTTATGAACGCAGAGGATCATGAGCAGATCCTCTGGGGAAAAGGTCATGATCTTCCTGCCACCGAGGGATATCGCTTCAAGGTTCTTCCATAATCGCTGATGATCTAGTCGGAAACTGAAATACTGAGGAACAATCTGCCAATGAATGTCCAAGAAGACTCTTCCATCATTGCGAATAAAAACGAGTTCGCGTTCCGACCGCAGGTAAGACACTTCCTTCTCGGTAGCCAGGGGATTCTCTGGCCGGTATCCTTGTGAGAGGAGCAGATCTCTGGCTTTAAGGGCGTCTTGCTTCTGAATCAGAAAGTCCAGATCCACAAATTGCCGAAGGGCAAGGTTACCATATACGGAGGAAGCAAGAACGGGTCCTTTGTACGGAATGGCCTCTATTCCGTACTCTTCAAAGAGATCTAAGATCCTCAGCAGTTCTCTGGTCACAAAAAGGTTGTTGCGAGCGTTATGGCGAAAATGTTTCCGGAGCTGATTCAGGATTGCCGTTGGAAGAGCATCTCGACATGTCACGTCGATGTACCAGCAGAGAAGCGGCACCATCGCGTGCACACGAGCCATCCAGAATAAGTAAGCCCAGTCTAATTGCTTCTGCATCAGTGACCTCATCCGCTCTTCCCTCTCTGAGACTGCAGAACTCTGAGCGCAGCAAAGAAGTAACACGTCTTCCGGTCGAGTGGGCGAGACTACGTTTTTTTCATGTTTCGCCGACAAGATCTTCCTCCACCATCTGTACCAAGCGGGGAATACGCGAAAAGGATCGGTGGATCCTCAGGCGACAAATAGTGACGTTATTGACAAGATTTGCGCATTGGAACAAATGAACAGAAGACCCTATTGTGGGAAGTAATCGAACGCAATAAGAATGCCGAATCAGCTCCACGAAGGCGTCCTGAATTTGAAGAGACTCAATAGAGTGATCATTTCCTTCTGCAAGTACGTAGAGGCGGCGAAGCGGGATGGGTGATCTGGGAAAATCCCCGGTGACTCGGACGACCTGTTTCTCCATCGAAGGTTTGACACCGGGATAATTGTGAAGGTTGTGTGCTAAACTTGCGACGAGCTCCGCATCCAGTTTGAGCAACGGAAAGCCCGGGAAAACCATTGGCCTTTCCGCATCAAAATGAACAGCTGTCACATCATCCGTCAACCCGGCATGCCCTCCGGCGTTCAGGGCCGCAGCCAAAGTGGATTTGCCGCTTCCCTCTTTCCCAAGAAAGGCTACTGCGTTACGGCTTACGGCTACCGCACTCGAGTGCAACACGAGAAATCCCCGTTGGTGAAGCAGTACTCCCATGGCCGGCCCAAGGATGAAGAACTGGATAACGTCCTCCTTTACTCCTGGTGCCGGATCTACGATGATTTCCTGTCCGGCGCGAACCAAGAACCTCCCAACTTCTTCCCAGAAAAGGTAGGTCTCTGTTGCGGTAGTACGAAAATAACTTCCGTTTACGTCTCCATTTTCTGGTAGGGAGCCCACCTTGCCCAGTCGAACGATGACATCCGCGTCCACCTCTCCGGGCGACAAGCCCGGTAAGGGCAATGCGGACCTGATACCA
The Candidatus Neomarinimicrobiota bacterium genome window above contains:
- a CDS encoding serine kinase: MSSYLAYGLGIRSALPLPGLSPGEVDADVIVRLGKVGSLPENGDVNGSYFRTTATETYLFWEEVGRFLVRAGQEIIVDPAPGVKEDVIQFFILGPAMGVLLHQRGFLVLHSSAVAVSRNAVAFLGKEGSGKSTLAAALNAGGHAGLTDDVTAVHFDAERPMVFPGFPLLKLDAELVASLAHNLHNYPGVKPSMEKQVVRVTGDFPRSPIPLRRLYVLAEGNDHSIESLQIQDAFVELIRHSYCVRLLPTIGSSVHLFQCANLVNNVTICRLRIHRSFSRIPRLVQMVEEDLVGET
- a CDS encoding nucleotidyltransferase family protein, with the protein product MRSLMQKQLDWAYLFWMARVHAMVPLLCWYIDVTCRDALPTAILNQLRKHFRHNARNNLFVTRELLRILDLFEEYGIEAIPYKGPVLASSVYGNLALRQFVDLDFLIQKQDALKARDLLLSQGYRPENPLATEKEVSYLRSERELVFIRNDGRVFLDIHWQIVPQYFSFRLDHQRLWKNLEAISLGGRKIMTFSPEDLLMILCVHNGGKHHWERLGWICDVARLIEVHKSLDWGRVIEQAGALGAERILFLGLYLANSLLGASLPEAVSKRVFLDRAVESLAQRIHARLFQNSQDSSGLVERSLFHLKMRERVRDRVNCFLRMATVPTVGDLMFLPLPQSLFLLYYLLRPIRLAGRLGLGLFDPKVSVPFVPTPVEVVERMLEMAAVRPGDVVYDLGCGDGRIVIMAAKRYGAHGVGVDIDPHRIKESEANARSEGVDQLVTFWQKDARKIDFSGASVVMLYLPRSMNLKLKNTIQRELQPGARIVSHEYEIGNWPPVKTEIVLDAIGTSHMIFMWKIHKSSNPD